Proteins co-encoded in one candidate division KSB1 bacterium genomic window:
- a CDS encoding DUF423 domain-containing protein, with the protein MERIFFLSGAISAFLGVTLGAFAAHGLKTRLSTEMFNIFEVGVRYHMYHALALLAVAWACTRWPGSLTNMSGWLFIIGTVIFSGSLYILSLTGLRWLGAITPLGGVAFLGGWVCLVWAILKS; encoded by the coding sequence TTGGAGAGAATCTTCTTTTTAAGCGGCGCCATCTCGGCATTTTTGGGCGTCACTCTTGGGGCTTTTGCCGCCCATGGTTTGAAAACCCGCCTGTCTACCGAAATGTTCAACATCTTTGAAGTCGGCGTGCGCTACCACATGTATCACGCCCTCGCGCTTTTAGCTGTAGCCTGGGCCTGCACTCGCTGGCCGGGCTCATTGACAAACATGAGTGGCTGGCTTTTTATCATCGGTACGGTTATTTTCTCCGGAAGTCTTTACATTCTGAGTTTAACAGGTCTACGCTGGCTGGGCGCAATTACGCCATTAGGTGGCGTTGCTTTTCTCGGCGGCTGGGTCTGTCTGGTTTGGGCAATTCTGAAGAGCTAA
- a CDS encoding type II toxin-antitoxin system RelE/ParE family toxin has translation MAEKFRREVERAVEMIQQHPQSWSKFDETHRKFLLHRFPYSIIYQLDTDKKIWITALAHQKREEGYWLSRE, from the coding sequence ATTGCTGAAAAGTTTCGACGCGAAGTTGAGAGAGCGGTTGAGATGATTCAGCAACACCCCCAGAGCTGGTCAAAGTTCGATGAGACTCATCGCAAGTTTCTGTTGCATAGATTCCCCTACTCAATAATTTACCAGTTGGACACCGACAAAAAGATTTGGATTACGGCTCTTGCGCATCAGAAGAGAGAAGAAGGATACTGGCTCAGCAGAGAGTGA